In the genome of Apodemus sylvaticus chromosome 2, mApoSyl1.1, whole genome shotgun sequence, one region contains:
- the LOC127677713 gene encoding taste receptor type 2 member 129-like: MDGIIQSIFTFILIIEIIIGWIGNGFIALVNCMLWFKRRKISAVNQILIALAFSRIYLLLTVFTVISMSTLYTHVLVTRRVVKLINFHLIFSNHFSMWLAACLGLFYFLKIANFSNCIFVYLKMRINQVVSGTLLMSLGLLFLNTLLINSYIDTQMGDYRGYLQYGFTSNNTVSFYRVILVINNCIFTSIPFTLSQSTFLLLIFSLRRHYKKMQQHAQRCRDALANAHIKVLQTMITYVLLCAIFFLALSIQIWRSELLKNILYIRFCEIVAAIFPSGHSYVLIWGDTKLRGTSLSVLWWLKHTFTSWVLKMYGRSSCIF; encoded by the coding sequence ATGGATGGAATCATACAGAGtatatttacattcattttaattatagaaataataataggATGGATTGGAAATGGATTCATAGCTCTTGTGAACTGCATGCTCTGGTTCAAGAGAAGAAAGATCTCTGCAGTGAATCAAATACTCATAGCCTTGGCTTTCTCCAGAATCTACCTTCTTTTGACAGTATTCACTGTTATATCAATGTCTacactgtacacacatgtgttGGTAACAAGAAGAGTGGTAAAACTGATTAATTTCCATTTGATTTTCAGCAATCATTTTAGCATGTGGCTTGCTGCATGCCTtggccttttttattttcttaaaatagctAATTTTTCCAACTGTATTTTTGTTTACTTAAAGATGAGGATTAACCAGGTGGTTTCAGGGACCTTGCTCATGTCTTTGGGCCTCTTGTTTCTAAACACTCTGCTGATAAACTCATACATTGATACCCAGATGGGTGACTACAGAGGATATCTGCAGTATGGTTTCACTTCAAATAATACTGTATCATTTTACAGGGTTATATTAGTCATTAACAACTGTATTTTCACATCCATACCCTTTACACTTTCACAGTCAACTTTTCTCCTGCTCATCTTCTCCTTGAGGAGACATTACAAGAAGATGCAACAGCATGCACAAAGATGCAGAGATGCCCTTGCCAATGCCCACATCAAAGTCTTGCAAACCATGATTACCTATGTCCTTCTCTGTGCCATTTTCTTCCTGGCTCTTTCCATACAAATTTGGAGGAGTGAGTTGTTGAAGAACATTCTTTATATCAGATTCTGTGAGATTGTTGCAGCAATTTTTCCTTCAGGACACTCGTATGTATTGATCTGGGGAGACACAAAGCTGAGAGGGACTTCGCTTTCTGTACTTTGGTGGCTGAAGCACACATTCACATCATGGGTCCTGAAGATGTATGGCAGATCATCTTGCATATTCTAA